One genomic window of Candidatus Binatia bacterium includes the following:
- a CDS encoding HEAT repeat domain-containing protein, translating into MRSSNLLALGAGVVLLVVVIWIVLPDRDDPSVPVGVSATAVERSAAVRERLKDIGVERSGGADEPGAVPARIVPADIGGRADQPGGAGLRRDGGESAPGAVRKRPSAVGTSGEAAEQSDVLADPLPEDMPAIKEMSLHDADPQRRLAAVTLLGAFDDPGVVPILSQALLDDDENVRLAAVQALADFTEELPVEAIEGALNDPSPDVRYEALEVLSEVGGEVSRRAAVKAMKDPDDDVRELAETMQGEDER; encoded by the coding sequence ATGAGATCATCGAACTTGCTTGCCCTGGGCGCCGGGGTTGTGTTGCTCGTTGTCGTCATCTGGATCGTGCTGCCCGATCGTGACGATCCGTCGGTGCCGGTGGGGGTATCGGCGACCGCGGTGGAGCGCAGTGCCGCCGTGCGGGAGCGCCTGAAGGACATCGGTGTGGAGCGCAGCGGTGGTGCGGACGAACCCGGCGCGGTACCGGCGCGGATCGTGCCCGCCGACATCGGCGGGCGTGCGGACCAGCCGGGTGGTGCCGGATTGCGCCGCGACGGCGGCGAGTCGGCACCCGGTGCGGTGCGGAAGCGGCCGAGTGCGGTGGGCACCTCGGGCGAAGCCGCCGAGCAGAGCGACGTGCTTGCCGATCCGTTGCCCGAGGACATGCCGGCCATAAAGGAGATGTCGCTGCACGACGCGGACCCGCAGCGCCGGCTTGCGGCCGTGACCCTTCTCGGGGCGTTCGACGATCCGGGCGTGGTGCCGATCCTGTCGCAGGCCCTCCTCGACGATGACGAGAACGTGCGGCTGGCGGCCGTGCAGGCGCTCGCCGATTTCACCGAAGAGCTTCCGGTCGAGGCGATCGAGGGAGCCCTGAACGATCCGTCTCCGGACGTGCGTTACGAAGCTCTCGAAGTCCTCTCGGAAGTGGGTGGCGAGGTCTCGCGTCGGGCCGCGGTCAAAGCCATGAAAGACCCCGATGACGACGTGCGGGAGCTGGCCGAGACGATGCAGGGCGAAGACGAGCGGTGA
- a CDS encoding MYXO-CTERM sorting domain-containing protein, with translation MGQRLGRMALWGAVLPVAGLLFGSATAWGQGIQLSDVETTAGQQVQITATLKTGGGDVAGTQNDFTFATTENRTITVVRKTNGRPDCAVNPEINKTSTTFAFQPPSCTAETCTAVRAIVFSSEDVEPIADGSVLYTCKVQVAAEAQGGTYPLTISGTILSNPTGGRVCGPAAGNPPCSEDKSGSVVIPGGGPTPTPTEEPPTPTPTEPAPTGPGIKIGSVQTTAGQQVTIDATLATGGGDVAGTQNDFTFATEGNRQVTVVRKTNGRPDCAVNPEINKTSTTFAFQPPSCTAETCTAVRAIVFSSEDVEPIADGAVLYTCKIQVAESAPDGVYPLTISGTILSNPTGGRVCGPAAGNPPCTGDQSGAVTVGVVGPTATPTQGEPATPTPTEPAVMTPTSTATSAPPTVTSTSAPTRTATASPTIVPGITTLANDITAATLQIPVINYAGFPRTGTVKIGTEQIKYDGIGTTPGDPQIGLLLNAVRGANGTTAQSHSAGSVVTLLTPTPTYDDDGCDCRVASSGGNARTAWLVLIPVAALLVLRRRSK, from the coding sequence ATGGGTCAGAGGTTGGGACGCATGGCGCTCTGGGGCGCGGTCCTGCCCGTGGCGGGGTTGCTGTTCGGCAGCGCAACCGCCTGGGGTCAGGGAATTCAGCTCAGCGACGTCGAGACCACGGCGGGCCAGCAGGTTCAGATTACCGCCACGCTGAAGACCGGCGGCGGCGACGTGGCCGGTACGCAGAACGACTTCACGTTTGCGACGACGGAGAACCGCACGATAACCGTCGTGCGCAAGACGAACGGCCGTCCGGACTGTGCCGTGAATCCGGAAATCAACAAGACCAGCACGACCTTTGCCTTCCAGCCCCCGAGCTGCACGGCCGAGACCTGTACGGCGGTGCGCGCGATCGTCTTCTCCTCGGAAGACGTCGAGCCGATCGCCGACGGTTCAGTGCTGTACACCTGCAAGGTGCAGGTGGCGGCGGAGGCGCAGGGGGGCACGTATCCGCTGACGATCAGCGGCACGATTCTGAGCAACCCCACCGGCGGTCGCGTTTGTGGTCCCGCCGCCGGTAACCCTCCTTGCAGCGAAGACAAGAGCGGCTCGGTGGTCATCCCTGGCGGCGGCCCGACGCCGACCCCGACGGAGGAGCCGCCGACGCCGACGCCGACTGAGCCCGCGCCGACCGGACCGGGTATTAAGATCGGTTCGGTACAGACGACCGCCGGGCAGCAGGTCACGATCGATGCGACGCTGGCGACCGGCGGCGGCGATGTGGCCGGTACGCAGAACGACTTCACGTTTGCGACGGAAGGGAACCGCCAGGTTACCGTCGTGCGCAAAACGAACGGCCGTCCGGACTGCGCGGTAAATCCGGAAATCAACAAGACCAGCACGACTTTTGCCTTCCAGCCGCCGAGTTGCACGGCCGAGACCTGCACGGCGGTGCGGGCGATCGTCTTCTCGTCGGAAGACGTCGAACCGATTGCTGACGGCGCTGTTCTGTACACCTGCAAGATACAGGTGGCGGAGAGCGCACCGGACGGTGTGTATCCGCTGACCATTAGCGGCACGATTCTCAGTAACCCGACGGGTGGACGGGTGTGCGGTCCAGCGGCGGGCAATCCGCCCTGCACGGGCGATCAGAGCGGCGCTGTCACGGTAGGGGTGGTCGGTCCGACCGCGACGCCGACTCAGGGCGAGCCGGCGACGCCGACGCCGACCGAGCCGGCGGTCATGACGCCGACGAGCACTGCGACAAGCGCCCCCCCCACCGTCACGTCGACTAGCGCCCCGACCCGCACGGCGACGGCCTCGCCGACCATCGTTCCGGGGATTACCACCCTGGCGAACGACATCACGGCTGCCACCCTGCAGATCCCGGTCATCAACTACGCCGGCTTCCCGCGGACCGGCACCGTGAAGATCGGTACCGAGCAGATCAAGTACGACGGTATCGGCACGACGCCGGGCGATCCGCAAATCGGACTGCTGCTCAATGCCGTGCGCGGGGCCAACGGCACGACGGCGCAGTCGCACTCCGCGGGATCGGTGGTGACGTTGCTTACGCCGACCCCGACGTACGACGACGACGGCTGCGACTGCCGCGTCGCCAGTTCGGGTGGTAATGCACGTACAGCGTGGCTGGTTCTCATCCCGGTCGCCGCGCTGCTCGTGCTGCGTCGCCGTTCGAAGTAA
- the fabF gene encoding beta-ketoacyl-ACP synthase II — MPRSLKRVVVTGLGLVTPLGNDVAGNWDALMAGRSGIDRITHFDSQALGLPVHIAGEVRDFDPARYIEKREIKKMDTFTYYAIAAAQEAVDDAQLRMEGLVSERVGVLLGVGMGGLATMEEGVRVFLESGIKRVTAFLVPRLIANMASSQVGIRFGARGVNFVTTSACASGGHGVGEAFRNVTLGLQDVVLAGGAEAVVTPLGIAGFAVMRALSTRNDEPARASRPFERDRDGFVLAEGAGILVLEELEHARRRGARIYAEVVGYGANSDAYHITAPAPEGEGAARCMRLALADAELAPGDVDYINAHGTSTPYNDLNETQAIKRVFGSHANSLAVSSTKSMTGHTMGAAGGIEAAYTVLALHHQVLPPTINYEQADPECDLDYVPNRARPARVRAALSNSFGFGGANACLAFRRWE; from the coding sequence ATGCCTCGTTCCCTGAAGCGCGTGGTCGTTACCGGGCTCGGGCTTGTGACCCCGCTCGGAAATGACGTGGCCGGTAACTGGGACGCTCTGATGGCCGGACGTTCCGGCATCGATCGCATAACCCACTTCGATTCTCAGGCGCTTGGACTGCCGGTACATATCGCCGGGGAGGTGCGGGATTTCGACCCGGCGCGGTACATCGAGAAGAGGGAAATCAAGAAGATGGACACCTTCACGTACTACGCGATCGCTGCCGCGCAGGAGGCGGTTGACGATGCGCAGTTACGTATGGAGGGGCTGGTCTCGGAACGCGTTGGAGTTCTGCTGGGTGTGGGAATGGGCGGCCTGGCCACGATGGAAGAGGGCGTTCGGGTCTTTTTGGAATCCGGTATCAAGCGGGTTACCGCCTTTCTGGTTCCCCGCCTGATTGCCAACATGGCCTCCAGTCAGGTCGGCATCCGATTCGGCGCCCGGGGTGTTAACTTTGTTACGACGAGTGCCTGCGCGTCAGGTGGCCACGGTGTGGGCGAGGCGTTCCGCAACGTGACGCTGGGCTTGCAGGACGTGGTCTTGGCCGGTGGAGCCGAGGCGGTGGTGACACCGCTGGGAATTGCCGGCTTCGCGGTCATGAGGGCGCTGTCGACGCGCAACGACGAACCGGCGCGCGCCAGCCGCCCTTTCGAGCGCGACCGGGACGGCTTCGTGCTGGCGGAGGGTGCCGGCATTCTCGTCCTGGAGGAGTTGGAACACGCGCGACGACGAGGGGCCCGCATCTATGCCGAGGTGGTCGGGTACGGGGCCAACAGCGATGCTTACCACATCACCGCGCCGGCGCCGGAGGGCGAAGGTGCGGCGCGGTGTATGCGACTGGCCCTCGCCGATGCCGAGCTGGCACCCGGCGATGTGGATTACATCAACGCGCACGGGACCTCGACGCCCTACAACGATCTCAACGAGACGCAGGCGATCAAGCGCGTGTTCGGATCGCACGCGAATTCTCTGGCCGTTAGTTCTACGAAGTCGATGACGGGACACACCATGGGTGCCGCGGGGGGCATCGAGGCGGCGTATACGGTGCTGGCACTGCACCATCAGGTGCTGCCGCCGACGATCAACTACGAGCAGGCGGACCCCGAATGCGATCTGGACTACGTGCCCAATCGCGCCCGCCCGGCCCGGGTGCGCGCCGCCCTGTCCAACTCGTTCGGTTTCGGCGGGGCGAACGCCTGTCTGGCGTTCCGGCGGTGGGAGTGA
- a CDS encoding TldD/PmbA family protein: MAEQPLSDIAELLLAEAERAGATAADVVVAEAESLSVGVRLGSIEKLKQARQKHLGLRAFVGERSAVTSSADFSRDALLRLAADTVALARVIAADPCAGLPAPAELATTIPDLDLYDPAVGRLTPEQGVAMATEAERAAMAADARIANSEGAEFGASTSRVVYGSSPGFRGEYRDSGVSLSVVPVASENGSMQRDYWYSSQRRVDRLETPEHIGRTAAARALRRLNARKVETCEVPVVFDPEMAGGLLRQLAAAVSGYALYKGTSFLIDKLGTRIAPEHVTVVDDGTVAGGLGSKPFDGEGLPTRRTTVVDRGILASYLFDTYSARRLGARSTGNAARSVGEAPRVAPTNLFLVAGTHTPEAIVASVERGLYVTELIGFGVNPVTGDYSRGAVGLWIEGGALAYPVEEITIAGNLLDMFANIDAVGTDLEMRHAVSAPTIRIARMTVAGG, translated from the coding sequence ATGGCGGAACAACCGTTGAGCGACATCGCGGAGTTGTTGCTGGCCGAGGCGGAACGTGCCGGGGCGACCGCGGCCGACGTCGTGGTTGCCGAGGCCGAGTCGCTGTCGGTCGGGGTACGGCTCGGCAGCATCGAGAAGCTCAAGCAGGCACGGCAGAAGCATCTCGGGTTGCGGGCTTTTGTCGGCGAGCGGAGTGCCGTGACCTCGAGCGCCGACTTCTCCCGCGATGCGCTGCTGCGACTGGCGGCGGATACCGTGGCGCTGGCCCGCGTGATTGCCGCCGATCCCTGTGCGGGGCTGCCCGCGCCGGCCGAGCTGGCGACGACTATCCCCGATCTCGACCTGTACGACCCGGCGGTCGGTCGGCTGACACCGGAACAGGGTGTGGCGATGGCGACCGAGGCGGAACGGGCGGCGATGGCGGCGGATGCGCGGATCGCGAACTCGGAGGGTGCCGAGTTCGGAGCGTCGACGAGCCGCGTGGTGTACGGATCGAGCCCGGGCTTCCGCGGCGAGTACCGCGACTCGGGCGTGTCGCTATCCGTGGTGCCGGTGGCTTCCGAGAACGGCTCCATGCAGAGGGATTACTGGTATTCGTCGCAGCGGCGGGTGGATCGTCTCGAAACGCCGGAACATATCGGGCGCACGGCGGCGGCCCGGGCGCTGCGGCGCCTGAACGCCCGCAAAGTGGAGACCTGCGAGGTGCCCGTGGTTTTCGACCCGGAGATGGCGGGCGGACTCCTGCGGCAGCTTGCGGCGGCCGTCTCGGGATACGCGTTGTACAAGGGGACATCGTTCCTGATCGACAAGCTGGGTACTCGCATCGCCCCCGAGCACGTGACGGTGGTGGACGACGGAACCGTCGCCGGCGGGTTGGGGTCGAAGCCATTCGACGGGGAGGGGCTGCCGACGCGGCGCACGACGGTCGTCGACCGCGGCATTCTCGCCAGCTACCTGTTCGATACTTACTCGGCGCGCAGGTTGGGGGCACGCAGCACCGGCAACGCGGCCCGTTCGGTCGGCGAGGCGCCCCGGGTTGCCCCGACAAACCTTTTTCTCGTGGCCGGCACGCACACGCCGGAGGCGATCGTAGCGTCGGTCGAGCGCGGCCTTTACGTGACCGAGTTGATCGGTTTCGGTGTCAATCCGGTCACGGGGGACTACTCCCGCGGGGCGGTCGGGCTCTGGATCGAGGGCGGCGCGCTGGCGTATCCGGTGGAGGAAATCACGATAGCCGGCAACTTGCTCGACATGTTCGCAAACATCGATGCGGTCGGTACCGATCTGGAGATGCGGCACGCGGTGTCGGCGCCGACCATCCGCATTGCCCGCATGACCGTCGCCGGCGGCTAA
- a CDS encoding nitrate reductase associated protein: MSDAPARPAPKKSPDVRTLRCLGPNCNGLLAYEVDSDNVLYTDLAWTARTAGDLRFLPCPKCGGRNVLESLPSQSGAVRHRVARWEPGDTAATLTPQEYADLELIPRPIRDKLDRAGVKLHLREWQALAMADRVRLRDLPCVTDADAADYAAAVDHLVRRITGAPAERLAKP, encoded by the coding sequence ATGAGCGACGCACCCGCCCGACCAGCCCCGAAGAAATCCCCCGACGTAAGGACACTGCGGTGCCTTGGACCGAACTGCAACGGGCTCCTCGCCTACGAAGTGGACAGCGACAACGTCCTATACACCGATCTGGCCTGGACGGCACGCACCGCCGGCGATCTGCGCTTCTTACCATGCCCGAAGTGCGGTGGCCGGAACGTTCTCGAATCGTTGCCGTCCCAGAGCGGTGCCGTTCGCCACCGCGTCGCCCGCTGGGAGCCCGGCGACACCGCGGCAACGCTCACGCCCCAGGAGTACGCCGACCTCGAACTCATTCCTCGCCCGATCCGCGACAAACTCGACCGCGCCGGCGTAAAGCTCCACCTGCGCGAGTGGCAGGCCCTGGCCATGGCCGACCGCGTACGCTTGCGCGACCTCCCATGCGTCACAGACGCCGACGCCGCGGACTACGCGGCCGCCGTCGACCATCTCGTACGCCGCATCACCGGCGCTCCCGCGGAGCGCCTTGCCAAACCCTGA
- a CDS encoding dockerin type I repeat-containing protein: MAIHKWLTAFMVAAVGIGSSATAQTVTPCPNAANCAEVTVGGGSGKTGDVVPIDVTFKQGPDNGAAGGLDEIAALAMTIALGTSGTPLGLADCTQGADGLPVSVKPDASIANFKVVVENAYCGGTRIHCLCPNPGSGTSPDNFLNLVIYGPNPLPTPGPNPIDIPVLPAGPQKLVTIDLKINAGATGAIPLKVYTESADSTKPQYTAFLSVGDKLAVDQTCTPIEGQPPCSAGATSQVAIANGQIAVAVSCTGDCLGDGEVTVDDIIKMVNIANGTASLSECTAGDGNGDGEVTIDDIIVAVNNALNGCPVG, from the coding sequence ATGGCGATCCACAAATGGTTGACGGCGTTTATGGTGGCGGCGGTGGGTATTGGAAGTTCTGCCACGGCGCAGACCGTGACGCCCTGTCCCAACGCGGCGAACTGCGCCGAGGTGACGGTGGGCGGCGGCAGCGGCAAGACTGGGGACGTCGTCCCCATCGACGTGACTTTCAAGCAAGGCCCGGACAACGGGGCCGCCGGTGGGCTGGACGAAATTGCGGCCCTGGCGATGACCATCGCGCTCGGCACAAGTGGCACGCCGCTGGGCCTGGCCGATTGCACACAGGGGGCTGACGGCTTGCCGGTGTCGGTGAAGCCAGATGCGTCGATCGCCAACTTCAAAGTGGTCGTCGAGAACGCATACTGCGGCGGGACCAGGATCCACTGCCTTTGTCCGAACCCGGGCAGTGGCACGTCGCCCGACAACTTCCTCAACCTGGTAATTTACGGTCCCAATCCGCTGCCGACCCCCGGTCCCAATCCGATCGACATTCCGGTGCTGCCGGCCGGGCCGCAGAAGCTGGTGACGATTGATCTCAAGATTAACGCCGGGGCGACCGGGGCGATCCCGCTGAAGGTTTACACGGAAAGTGCCGACAGCACGAAGCCTCAGTACACGGCGTTCCTGTCGGTGGGCGATAAGCTTGCGGTCGATCAAACGTGTACGCCGATCGAGGGTCAGCCGCCGTGCAGCGCCGGGGCGACCAGCCAGGTGGCGATTGCCAACGGTCAGATCGCGGTTGCCGTGAGCTGTACCGGCGACTGCCTTGGCGACGGCGAGGTCACCGTCGACGACATCATCAAGATGGTCAACATCGCCAATGGCACTGCGTCGCTGAGCGAGTGTACGGCCGGCGACGGCAACGGCGACGGCGAGGTCACCATCGACGACATCATCGTTGCAGTGAACAACGCCCTTAACGGCTGCCCGGTCGGGTGA
- a CDS encoding VCBS repeat-containing protein, producing MRRVIRSGMLSVCGICVAWCGALGQPPVGFGLAGEFDVGLTPLGIAAGDFDGDGVVDLCTANSDSGDVSVLFGVGDGTFDVTLPGQPAGLAPVSIATGDVDDDGDVDIVVADASGSTIGVLLNEGDATFAPVVETDTGDGPEAVVLGHFDDDEFLDAATANYDDETVTVLLGEGDGTFTLGDELLVGSSPVGLATDDLDGDGRADLVVANSTGGDESAGSVTVLVGLGEGKFEAMPEIEVDCDDVDCTPVALGIADLNGDGKLDIAVANESGSNVSILLGDGNFEFTAGAIVPASGNPEAIAIADYNADGKLDIATSSDSDDRIVVLLGKGDGTFLPEPQTTVMAEAAAGSATITLVDAGRFPDEGWVQLGESTRVGYVSKADNVLTLGAALVETVPADTPAIPVFPTDGAPWGLVSADFNGDGKPDVATANAEGDNVTVLLNTSGAVSPCVGDCKNDGEVTVDDLIIMVNVANGAAPVADCLAGDANHDGTITIDDIIIAVNNALNGCPEL from the coding sequence ATGCGCCGTGTGATTCGATCGGGGATGCTGAGTGTGTGCGGGATTTGCGTGGCATGGTGTGGCGCGCTCGGGCAACCGCCGGTGGGGTTTGGTCTGGCCGGGGAGTTCGATGTCGGCTTGACGCCGCTTGGCATTGCGGCCGGCGACTTCGATGGCGACGGGGTGGTTGACCTGTGCACCGCCAACTCAGATTCGGGGGACGTGTCCGTCCTGTTCGGAGTGGGTGACGGAACCTTCGATGTTACCCTGCCGGGCCAGCCGGCGGGGCTCGCTCCCGTCAGCATAGCCACCGGCGACGTCGATGACGACGGCGACGTCGACATCGTCGTCGCGGATGCGTCCGGCAGCACGATCGGTGTGTTGCTGAACGAGGGAGACGCGACGTTCGCTCCGGTGGTAGAGACGGACACGGGAGACGGGCCGGAAGCCGTGGTGCTGGGCCATTTCGATGACGACGAGTTTTTGGACGCGGCCACCGCGAATTACGATGACGAGACGGTAACCGTTCTGCTCGGGGAGGGCGATGGCACCTTCACGCTCGGCGACGAGCTCCTCGTCGGCAGCTCGCCGGTCGGCCTGGCGACGGACGATCTCGACGGTGACGGCCGCGCGGATCTGGTGGTGGCGAACTCCACCGGGGGCGATGAATCGGCGGGTAGCGTGACGGTCCTGGTGGGACTGGGCGAGGGCAAGTTCGAGGCAATGCCCGAAATCGAAGTCGACTGCGACGACGTCGATTGCACTCCAGTGGCGCTGGGAATCGCCGACTTGAACGGCGACGGCAAGCTCGACATCGCGGTGGCCAACGAGAGCGGTAGCAACGTGTCGATACTACTCGGGGACGGTAACTTCGAGTTTACGGCCGGCGCAATTGTGCCGGCTTCCGGCAACCCGGAGGCCATAGCGATTGCCGATTATAATGCGGACGGGAAGCTCGATATTGCAACGAGCAGCGATTCGGACGATAGAATCGTTGTGCTCCTCGGAAAGGGTGACGGTACGTTCCTGCCGGAACCGCAGACCACGGTGATGGCCGAAGCGGCTGCGGGGTCGGCGACTATCACGCTTGTAGACGCGGGCCGGTTTCCAGACGAGGGGTGGGTGCAGCTTGGTGAGTCGACGCGGGTCGGGTATGTGTCGAAGGCGGACAACGTCCTGACGCTGGGCGCTGCCCTCGTCGAGACCGTACCGGCCGATACTCCCGCCATCCCGGTATTCCCGACCGACGGCGCTCCGTGGGGTCTGGTGTCGGCGGACTTCAACGGCGACGGTAAGCCGGATGTGGCCACGGCCAACGCAGAGGGCGACAACGTTACGGTGCTGCTAAATACCTCCGGAGCCGTTTCTCCCTGCGTGGGCGATTGCAAGAATGACGGCGAAGTGACGGTGGACGACCTGATCATCATGGTCAACGTGGCCAACGGGGCGGCGCCGGTGGCCGATTGCCTCGCCGGCGATGCCAACCACGACGGAACGATCACGATAGACGACATTATTATCGCGGTGAATAACGCGTTGAACGGTTGCCCGGAGTTGTGA
- a CDS encoding alpha/beta hydrolase gives MVAYLLGGLAVALGVWWWVPEGTASIDGERAIAELRRITLGGFPQTVLLRGADRRNPVLLYVHGGPGSAQLPIARTYSAELEKHFVVAHWDQRGAGASCDGVDWSSLTLERIVGDTIELAERLGNGNKIFLLGHSWGSLVGALAAQRRPDLFYAYIGVGQLVHRDAQEQISYDWVVEQARRDGNTEALSELATIHPPYKTQREFKLQRDWLSHYDGEIYNTRRAKEVLPALLFGREYTLSTRLSYAGCFRQSLEVLLPDRLHVDLFTTVPRLEVPVFLFAGRHDYNTPFELVEQWSTRLQAPHVEMVWFDDAGHFVPIEAPEEFQARLIEKLLPLAQPHRDPLR, from the coding sequence TTGGTAGCGTACCTCCTGGGCGGGCTGGCGGTTGCCCTGGGAGTATGGTGGTGGGTGCCGGAGGGCACGGCTTCGATCGACGGCGAGCGAGCGATCGCCGAGCTGCGCCGCATTACCCTCGGCGGCTTTCCGCAGACGGTGCTGCTGCGGGGCGCCGATCGCCGCAACCCGGTCCTCCTGTACGTCCACGGCGGTCCCGGCAGTGCGCAGTTGCCGATCGCGCGAACATACTCCGCTGAGCTGGAGAAGCATTTCGTGGTGGCGCACTGGGACCAGCGCGGCGCCGGCGCGTCGTGTGACGGCGTCGACTGGAGCAGTCTGACGCTGGAACGGATCGTCGGCGATACGATCGAGTTGGCGGAAAGACTCGGCAACGGCAACAAGATCTTCCTGCTTGGCCATTCGTGGGGCAGCCTGGTCGGAGCGCTGGCTGCGCAGCGCCGGCCGGATCTGTTCTACGCCTACATCGGAGTCGGCCAGCTCGTGCATCGTGACGCACAAGAGCAGATCTCGTACGACTGGGTGGTGGAGCAAGCCAGACGCGATGGGAACACGGAGGCGTTGAGCGAACTGGCCACGATCCACCCGCCATATAAGACGCAGCGCGAATTCAAGCTCCAGCGCGACTGGCTCAGTCACTACGACGGCGAGATCTATAACACGCGGCGGGCAAAGGAGGTGTTGCCAGCGCTGCTATTCGGACGCGAGTACACGCTGTCGACCCGCCTGTCCTACGCGGGCTGCTTCCGGCAGAGCCTCGAGGTTCTGTTGCCCGATCGGTTGCACGTCGACCTGTTTACGACCGTCCCTCGTCTGGAGGTGCCGGTGTTCCTATTCGCCGGCCGGCACGATTACAACACCCCGTTCGAGCTGGTCGAGCAATGGTCGACACGCTTGCAGGCACCGCACGTGGAAATGGTGTGGTTCGACGATGCCGGTCACTTCGTCCCCATCGAGGCGCCGGAAGAATTTCAGGCGCGCCTGATCGAGAAGCTGCTGCCCCTGGCACAGCCGCACCGCGACCCCCTGCGATAA
- a CDS encoding ferredoxin--NADP reductase yields the protein MIETRLADRREWAPGLVTLTLATTLGDFEPGQWTNVALDLDGNRVRRAYSLASAPGAPAELFVSRVSGGGLTPKLIELAPGDALLLDPNPLGFFTLKWVPDARELWMLATGTGLAPYVSMLRQGDVFSRFERIVVVHGVREDSQLAYRDEIRARRVEYVPAVSALNGRITALIARGELVIDPRRAHVMLCGNPAMIEEASSMLAERGLRRHRQRKPGHVTVESYW from the coding sequence ATGATCGAAACGCGCCTTGCCGACCGTCGCGAGTGGGCCCCCGGCCTCGTGACGCTGACGCTCGCCACCACGCTTGGCGACTTCGAACCCGGGCAGTGGACCAACGTTGCGCTCGACCTGGACGGCAACCGCGTGCGTCGCGCCTACTCGCTGGCCTCCGCTCCGGGTGCTCCGGCCGAGCTGTTCGTGTCGCGGGTTTCCGGCGGCGGCTTAACCCCGAAGCTGATCGAGTTGGCGCCGGGAGATGCGCTGCTGCTGGACCCCAACCCCCTGGGATTTTTCACGTTGAAGTGGGTGCCGGATGCCAGGGAACTGTGGATGCTGGCCACGGGCACCGGCCTGGCACCCTACGTTTCGATGCTGCGCCAGGGCGATGTCTTCTCGCGTTTCGAGCGCATCGTGGTGGTGCACGGCGTCCGCGAAGATAGCCAGCTTGCCTATCGCGACGAGATTCGGGCGCGACGGGTCGAGTACGTGCCGGCGGTGAGCGCGCTCAACGGCCGGATCACCGCGTTGATCGCGCGGGGCGAACTTGTCATCGATCCGCGGCGCGCGCACGTGATGCTGTGCGGGAACCCGGCGATGATAGAAGAGGCCAGTAGCATGTTGGCGGAGAGGGGGCTGCGGAGGCACCGCCAGAGGAAGCCGGGGCACGTGACGGTGGAGAGCTACTGGTGA